aattactgtatatgttatTTGCCAGAATATAATGAAATTAGCAAAATGTGGCAAACAAACTgaatagaaaatacatttttctctaGGTTTAAGATAAACAAAACACTCTGCATTATTCTGGTGGGACACAttagagaacacacacacatacacacatgcacacacatacatgcagttACCTGAAACAAGGTGGATCATGGTGACAGACAGTATCACAGCAAGTTGTGTGAACCCCATGGCTTTGGATGAAACTGAATGACCTGAGAAGGTTAAAGTGAGCAGGTTAGCAAACTGTGATCATGTAAACAGAATAATTACTGTATCTTGTATACTGTCATGTAACTGCTTATTAGTGGACAGCTGATAATAACAGCAAGAGGCACATGAATAATCCATGTTGACTGGAGAGGCATTAGTTAGCAAATTATTAGTCATATCATTTCTTTCATGACAACTTCAGGGAAATTCTCTCGCAATTCAGCATATGTTTACATCACACAGGCCACAATGACTCGGATTAGAGGATAAATGCGATGTGAATACTGCAAAAGCTCAGCTCCATCAATCTGGAAAATATGCATTCATATCATACGATGAAGATTCTTAAaattaacaattaaataaaagttatttttacaggTCTACGAAAAAGGAACAAGCACACATCGCATCCGAGAGAAGGTTAAATATTCAGGCTTTCCCCTTGCATTTTCTCATCCAAATCTGCAATAGCATGTCCGAAAATGCGCTATTCCAAAACTGCCTTCCTTCGCCGCAGGTAGACTGTAAACCTTTATTCTATCATTAAACGGTTAATGGTAATGTGTCAAAAAGCACCTCCGCTGTTATTCGAGGCGTTTCCTCGGTAAAAATACCAGCCTGGTGTGTGTCAAAATGATGGGGCTCTACGAGGCAGCATCACTCGCACCTCTCCCGGCCCTCTTTGTGCGGAGGACGAATTTTGGCACCAGTCATCACTACTGTGACACCATCTCAGCTACGTAGAAAGGTGCCTGCCGCTTACCTTTGTCTTCAAGGCTGCGTCCTGTTGTCTTTTTGTTGGACTGTATCCTGTTGCTTTAGGCCCCGGGAACACGGCGGGGTTTGTGCTGGTGAGATGCCCCTCGCTGGTTACTGTGTGGTTGACGCATTCGGCTATGATGTGAGGGCATTTGTGTTGAAGCTTCAGGTGCGCCCTAGCGGCAGGACGCGGCAACTGCAGCGGCGCGCGGTAAATATCCACATTTTGTCTGTGCGCGCTGGAGGAGCTGTCCACCAGCACGGCGCTGAAATCTGCCAGACACAGCGCTGCACGGTATATCAAGGTAATCAGACACAGATGTGAGATGCAGCACGCAGTGGGTAAAATAGTGGTGTTTGCTCATTTAAAGGCCTGCATGTGCCATACGGTATGCATGGCGAACCTTTTTGTGCTGTGCTTTCCTGTAATGGGTGGATGTTGGCGCTAACATGGATTGCGGACATTATAACATGAGCCAGCTGAGCTGTGGGGGCTAGCGCAGAGCAAGAACAAGATGAGAGCTGAGGCGAGTGAAAGAAAAAACGACTCAAGTCCGCAATTTATGGGACACCTTTGCGGTGCGTAGCCTTGCTGTAGCCTATAGGTGTTTCCACTGCTCATCACTTAGCATGTAATTGATGCGACTACCAAACGAATCCGTTGGAATAAGCCTATTAGGAAAGAGCCCTcccacctaaacacacacacacacaccggcacgcacgcacacatacacacacaagcgcgCGCATATAGACGTACACGCACATGTTTTGTGCTTGCAGGTAACAGTAAGCCtaagagtctgtctgtctgactctgtgtctgtctcccaaacacacacacacacacacacacacacacacacacacacacacacacacacacacacacagacggatATCTTCTACTTTCTCGTTTCCATTCATAAAATAGCAGAAATCGGATTTATATACAGCTGAAATGTAACATCTGGCCCACTTCCGCACTAAGAAGTGTGTCTGTGCCATGGGTGCTCTGCAACATTTGAGTACACTTCACATTGGTTCAAAGAGATACACAGTTGCAATGTGTCCTTACTCATACAAAGATAATATTAACTATAATTATAATCAATTCCGTCCAAAGTTGAACACTCTTAACAAATGTTATTAGCAAGTAATtgaacagagaaatgttttaCAATTAATAGGAAAGAGAACATTATTACAATAGCTTTGATCATACAGACAAGAATGGTGATTAGACAAAAGTTAGGGCTGCTTGGAAATTAGGGGGCAAAGATCAACCGTTCAGAAGTGGTTAAACTTTCAGCAGCCTGTTTACTTTGTagaccacagaagaagaaagaaaacacaataaatgtgGCATATTAAAAGGAAATAACATAAACTGTCTCCATTAGCAGCCAAGGTTGACCACTGAAGATGGAAAAACCCTTGGCATGACTTCAGAATATTTCCTGCTGAGAAATCTTTGACTACATCCGCAGCTAGCTTGCTCAGGGAGTGAGGGGTCTGAGATCACTTACATAACACCATGAAGTCAGTCTCAGGGCTACTAAAGCAAGAGCTCAGTGGCTCTGTGACGGACTGGAAACCTATCCTGAATGTTTCATTAATTTCTTCcaagtgcatgctgggatgtaGCTCCATATGACCCTGAAGGGGattaaagtaaagaaaagaaatgaatgtgTAGTCTGTTTGAAACCAGGGCAGTCCATCATTTCCTTTAGGCTGTGCTTGTTGGCAAACACAGCCTGTCTTACCCTTTATATTATCTGAAAGACGGTGACAAGCAAAAAACTGTAGGAAAGACTGTCTTAGAATACATACCACTGTTGTGTTCGCTATGTAAATTAgagaaatataattaaaaaattacGATAAAGTTTTTGTCACCTGGAGAATTAGTTTTCTGCCagaaattttttaaaattttttttattttactgacatgcTGACTGATGCCATATTACACATATTCATGCATTACCATAATCTTtcaatctgtttctttttcagtattttagtGTCTCACAAAATCAAAGGATGCACTGGTCAATGAACACACTGCCCTTGCCTCCATATGTTGAGCTGGGTGTCCATTCACTGAGCGGCCTTCTGTGGACCCTACTGCTCTTGTTTCTATGGCACTGTTATCGGATGGGCTCCGACCTGCCAATCCCAGGTCACACACATGCTGGAAAGCTCAAGTCGGGCTTAAGGCGGTCCATGATGTCCCGTAGCGGTAGCTGCGCCGGAACAAAGTGTAGTGCACGGTCCAAGCTATTGAGGAGTGATCAAATTACTCCCTttatttccatggaaacagaggaagatgaggagcaGGGACAGGGCTACCTCACCCCAGTGCTGAGTCATGCCTTGTTCCCAGCCCAGGCATCTGCAGAAGCCAAGAAACTGTACACAGCACTGCAAGAGTACGCCAAGCGCTATAGTTGGGTGGGCATGGGTCGCATTCATAAGGGCCTCCGAGAGCAGGTACGAGTTTATTCCATGCAGGCCATAGGCTGGTGCTTGCAATTGGCAGTACAtcttgtgtatatgtgtattcaATGGATTACATTGAATTTCATCATGGTCAAAGATTTGTTTTAATAGCATTTATAATCTTATGTAAAACCTTCACACCTTCATTTGGACAACAAcattgaaattttgaaatttaattAAGAATTAATCACTGATTTCTCATTGTTCTTGCTTTAGGTCAGACTGAATGATCACTCTGCTATACAGAAGCctcatcttttcttcctgcCAGATGTCCCAAGTGTTCCTTTCTTCCCACGTGATGCTCATCGGCATGACATTGAGGTCTTGGAAGCAAACTATCCTGTGATTTTGGCCGAGTTCCAGGCTGTTTACCAGAGGGGCATTGACTCAAAATTAGGCTGGACGTGTCTGGGACCAAAGGTACATAATAATATCTCTTGGGCTCACTATGAGAAAGGCGCAATGCAAGAAGCACTTCCAGCTTTTGTATAAAATCGTCGTCATTACCTGTTATACATAgtcctgtggaaaaaaaaattggcacAATCTGGGAGCTCAAATACCACCTTCTGAAAAATAGCATTAtatggaaggagagagagtgactAGGGCAataaaagtttttcttaaaGATGAAATTCAACGTTTATCCAAATGTTTGTGACTTGTTGAATGGACTTtgcaaacaaatatatttatctttgtttaatcaattaaatcaatcaatcaaataaaatcaaataaaatgacagatttaCTTATGGCTACAAATGTTTTAGCCATGTCAGtatgatttttacatttaactatcaaaattattatcaaaattattGGTCACAAGTAAAAAATGGTGCATGAGTAAATGTGCAAAGTCTAAAATGTTATTCATGTTTCTAAATCACATTAAATCACGCcttaaaatatgaaaagtaCGTGACACAGAAAGTTCATAAATGTTTCTCTCAGAATCTTATAAATTTTCATGTACAACTGCATTGATGGCAAAATAAATGCTCATTAAAGTAAGGCCTAAATGGTTAAGTACCCATAATAATAAACCATTGTTACACACTGGATTTTTATAGTGTTCTTGTTTTGCAAGGGAAGGTCCAAAGCAATTTCAAATAAGCCAAAAAAAAGTATAACTATGAATGAATCTAATaatcttgtatttattttgtattttttattatagaGTTGGTTCCTTAAAAATGCACCTATTAATTCTGATATTGATGTATGTGTCTATTCTACATTAGAGGCCTCATCTGAGTCATATTTTAATCAcatgtcattgtttttttaggGCCAGGCAGTATTTTCTTTGTACAGCGCAGGTGTCTGTGTGGCGGGAAACTGTCGCTCCTGTCCTTGCACCTACCGGACACTGCTTTCTCTCCGTACGTTTATAAACAGCAACTCATTGGGATCTGCTGGATTTTGGCTGCTGGGGCCCGGTGCTACACTGGGGAGCTCATATGGACCCACTAATACACGTCTACGTTGTCATCTAGGTCAGTAAATGAATTAGGACTTGGAAGAGTTTTTTTGAACATGAACATTTGAAGTAGATTTTATGCATGTGACTAAGTATTGTCATCTCAGACATATCTGAAAAATCTACATTCTACAATCTACATTCGAAAGCCGTCACTTTACATACATAAAAGTCAACAATACACAGCATactcacacagacaaaaattaaaaaaaatatactctaactttgaaataaattcaattaaataCATAACAACTTTATCATCCAAACCTATTT
The genomic region above belongs to Thunnus albacares chromosome 17, fThuAlb1.1, whole genome shotgun sequence and contains:
- the asphd1 gene encoding aspartate beta-hydroxylase domain-containing protein 2; the protein is MHWSMNTLPLPPYVELGVHSLSGLLWTLLLLFLWHCYRMGSDLPIPGHTHAGKLKSGLRRSMMSRSGSCAGTKCSARSKLLRSDQITPFISMETEEDEEQGQGYLTPVLSHALFPAQASAEAKKLYTALQEYAKRYSWVGMGRIHKGLREQVRLNDHSAIQKPHLFFLPDVPSVPFFPRDAHRHDIEVLEANYPVILAEFQAVYQRGIDSKLGWTCLGPKGQAVFSLYSAGVCVAGNCRSCPCTYRTLLSLRTFINSNSLGSAGFWLLGPGATLGSSYGPTNTRLRCHLGLQTPPLCELVVGGEPQCWSEGHCLLVDDSFLHTVSHKGPPDAGPRVILSVDLWHPNVAAAERQALDFMFSPDL